A single genomic interval of Camelina sativa cultivar DH55 chromosome 11, Cs, whole genome shotgun sequence harbors:
- the LOC104728487 gene encoding uncharacterized protein LOC104728487, translating to MGCKGSAFSCCWERWQLSAKLDLQDGKNIAIISDKQSGLVKAIHEIIPQAEHRQCARHIMDNWKRNSHDIELQRLFWKIARSYTVGEFGGHIEALRSYNPSAYDSLLKTNPRRWSRAFFRIGSCCNDNLNNLSESFNRTIRQARRKPLLDMLEDIRRQCMVRNEKRYVIAGRLKTRFTKRAHAEIEKMIVGSQFCERWMARHNKHEIRCGDVKVCVDMSDRTCGCRKWQMTGIPCVHAASVIIGKKEKVEDYVVEWYTTRMWQLTYADGIAPVQGNLLWPRVNRLGVLPPPWRRGNPGRPSNHARRKSQFESATKLSRVNRVMTCSNCKQEGHNKQACTNQRVATPPRRRRVRPRKVQEPRVILFGQGQPLQGETSQGASQPLQGETS from the exons ATGGGATGTAAAGGGTCAGCTTTTAGCTGCTGTTGGGAGAGATG GCAGCTATCTGCAAAGCTGGATCTTCAAGATGGCAAAAACATAGCAATCATATCAGACAAACAATCG GGATTAGTTAAAGCAATTCACGAAATCATTCCACAAGCTGAGCATAGGCAATGTGCTAGGCACATCATGGACAATTGGAAGAGAAATAGTCATGACATAGAGCTACAACGACTATTCTGGAAAATTGCTAGAAGTTACACAGTAGGGGAATTTGGTGGTCATATAGAAGCATTGAGGAGTTACAATCCAAGTGCTTATGATTCGCTACTAAAAACTAACCCGAGAAGATGGTCTAGAGCATTTTTCAGGATTGGAAGCTGCTGCAATGACAACTTAAACAACCTCTCCGAGTCTTTCAATAGAACCATCCGCCAGGCCAGACGGAAACCTTTGCTAGACATGTTAGAAGATATTAGAAGACAATGTATGGTGCGTAATGAGAAGAGGTATGTCATTGCTGGTAGGTTGAAGACTAGATTCACAAAGAGAGCTCATGCTGAGATTGAGAAGATGATTGTTGGATCGCAGTTCTGTGAAAGGTGGATGGCAAGGCATAATAAACATGAGATACGATGTGGTGATGTCAAAGTCTGTGTTGATATGAGTGATCGGACATGTGGCTGCAGGAAATGGCAGATGACTGGTATACCATGTGTTCATGCAGCATCTGTCATCataggaaagaaagagaaggtgGAAGACTATGTTGTTGAGTGGTACACAACTAGAATGTGGCAGTTAACTTATGCTGATGGTATTGCGCCTGTTCAAGGCAATCTTTTGTGGCCAAGAGTGAATAGACTAGGAGTGTTGCCACCTCCATGGCGAAGGGGCAATCCTGGGCGGCCAAGTAATCATGCTAGGAGGAAATCACAGTTTGAGTCTGCTACCAAGTTATCACGCGTGAATCGAGTCATGACATGTTCTAATTGCAAGCAAGAAGGACACAACAAACAAGCATGTACGAATCAGAGAGTTGCAACtccaccaagaagaagaagggttcgACCAAGAAAAGTTCAG GAGCCGAGGGTTATATTGTTTGGACAAGGACAACCATTGCAAGGAGAAACATCTCAGGGAGCTTCTCAACCATTGCAAGGAGAAACATCTTAG
- the LOC109127373 gene encoding uncharacterized protein At1g43920, Chloroplastic-like: protein MSSSSITSCSVGERGIPSKCICGLGVTTSTSKTQENPGSPFFRCASKQDVNSCTSKKDSHLFKWVEDAVFEEVEDALPRLAIIAEEISKTKAEVNELNVVMKELKEEANFSKKELQKCKLCLKVCFVWFCVITIVLGYVLFREGDKKKLMLGY from the exons ATGAGCTCGAGCTCTATCACATCATGCAGCGTTGGTGAGCGTGGTATACCTTCGAAGTGCATTTGTGGCTTAGGGGTCACGACTTCTACATCTAAAACGCAAGAAAACCCGGGAAGTCCTTTCTTTCGTTGTGCAAGCAAGCAGGATGTCAACTCATGCACAAGCAAAAAAGAC AGTCATTTGTTTAAGTGGGTTGAAGATGCCGTGtttgaagaagtagaagatgctTTACCAAGACTAGCCATTATTGCAGAGGAGATAAGCAAAACCAAAGCAGAGGTCAATGAGTTAAACGTTGTGATGAAAGaattgaaggaagaagcaaatTTCAGCAAAAAGGAACTCCAAAAGTGTAAATTGTGCTTGAAAGTCtgttttgtgtggttttgtgTTATCACCATTGTATTGGGTTATGTATTGTTTAGGGAAGGTGATAAGAAGAAACTGATGTTAGGTTATTGA